In Phragmitibacter flavus, a single genomic region encodes these proteins:
- a CDS encoding D-hexose-6-phosphate mutarotase, with protein MKLPECVKATEPVPGYPVYVIDHPTMRAKVALHGAQVMEWTPEGEKPVIYLSPDAVLKEGKAIRGGVPLCWPWFNAHPTDASKPSHGFARTRFWHLAEMEACDEGVRMVFDLASDDETRRLWDFVFELRVVIEVGQVLRVKLETRNVGETEFTIGEALHAYLAVGEVREVEVRGLAGKNFLDTVGEPMMRKQVGELKFEGEVDRQYECAETVTVHDAAWARVIEISKSGSGTTTVWNPWAEKAGELSDLPDDGYRHFVCVEAANAGPALVVVPPGGRHVIETVIAVSAE; from the coding sequence CCCGTTTATGTGATCGATCACCCCACCATGAGAGCAAAGGTGGCATTGCACGGGGCGCAGGTGATGGAATGGACGCCGGAGGGGGAGAAGCCGGTAATTTATTTGAGTCCTGATGCGGTGTTGAAGGAGGGCAAGGCGATTCGTGGAGGAGTGCCGTTGTGCTGGCCATGGTTCAATGCACATCCGACGGATGCTTCGAAGCCATCACATGGTTTTGCGCGGACGAGGTTCTGGCATCTGGCGGAGATGGAGGCTTGCGATGAGGGGGTGAGGATGGTGTTTGATTTGGCGAGCGATGATGAGACGAGACGGCTGTGGGATTTCGTGTTTGAGCTGCGGGTGGTGATCGAAGTGGGACAGGTTTTGCGGGTGAAATTGGAGACGCGGAACGTGGGCGAGACGGAGTTTACGATTGGTGAGGCGTTGCATGCCTATCTGGCGGTGGGGGAGGTGCGCGAAGTCGAGGTGCGTGGTTTGGCAGGGAAGAATTTTCTGGACACGGTAGGTGAGCCCATGATGAGGAAACAGGTGGGGGAGTTGAAGTTTGAGGGCGAGGTGGACCGACAGTATGAGTGTGCGGAGACGGTGACGGTGCATGATGCGGCGTGGGCGCGGGTCATTGAGATTTCGAAGTCGGGCAGTGGGACGACGACAGTGTGGAATCCGTGGGCGGAGAAAGCGGGGGAGTTGAGCGATCTGCCGGATGATGGGTATCGGCATTTTGTATGTGTGGAGGCGGCCAATGCAGGTCCTGCCCTGGTGGTGGTGCCGCCGGGTGGAAGGCATGTGATTGAGACGGTGATCGCGGTGTCAGCCGAATAG